The genomic segment ACGCGACCATCCTGGCTCAGCACCATCAAGCCACTGGCTTCGGCTTCCAACGGCGCGAGCGGTGTCAGCCGATGGAAGTGCCGCTGCAGCAGGCGCACCTCGGTCGGGTCTTCGCTCCAGCGCGTGCTCGCGTCGACGTAGGCCAAAGCGGCATCGGACGTGGCGAACGCATCCAGACCTGCCGGCTTGTGGAACAGGATCGTTGCCGGCTCGGCGACGGCGAGCCGCGCGGCCGCGTCGAGTTCGACGGCCTCGTCGGTCACCATGTGCTGCGGCATGTCCACGACGCGACCGTCGACCGACACCCAGCCGCCCTCGATGTACTGCTCGGCTTCGCTGCGCGAGCAGCGGGCGAGTTCGGAGACGCGTTTGGCCAGTCGGACGGGGGCGGACATCGTGTAGCGCCGGGAATCGGGGCGGGCAGTGTAGCGAGCGTCGCCGGTCGGCGCGTTCTTCGGACGCAGCGCCTCAAGCGTGCCGATTGCGTGGATGATGCGGCGAAGACGGACGGGCCATGTGGTCCGCGTCATTCCCGAACCTTTGCGGACCGGAGTGCCAGGCGATGCGACAGACGATGGCGGGTGTGTGGATGGCGGCGGTGATCGCGCTGGCAATGCCGGGATGGGCGCAGGCAGACGACGGTGCGCGACTGCTCGGCCTGTGGTCGGTGGACGTGACGCAGTTGCCGATGCCGCCCGAGGCGCGGCCGCAGCGGGTGACGGTGGCGCTCGACGAGGCTGCGGCGGGCGCGTTGACGATACGGGTCGAGATCGTGCCGGCCGAAGGCGCAGCGCGTATCTCCACGGCGACCGTGCCGCTCGATGGCAGCACGGTGCCGATCGAGGGCGACACGCTGGAAGCCGATGCGATCGCGGTCAAGCGCCCCACCGGCGACGTGCTGACGATGGCACTGGCGAAGCAGGGTGTGCCGGCCTCGACGCGGATCTATGCGGTCACGCCGGATGGCGACCAGCTGATCGAGACGGCGGTGCATTTCGGCGCCGATGGCAAGGCGGTGATGCGCACGTTCCGGTTCGATCGCGTGCGTTGAATGACCGCGTTACAACGGCTGCTGCACGTACGGCAGCCGCTGCGTCCTGAACGTCTGTGCGGACGATTGCGAGCGCGCGTGCACCGCGTTCGGGGGCGCGCCGACCGACAGCGGTAGAATTGCGCCTCTTCCGAACCGCCCTGTTGGATCGATGATCACCAACGATGTCCTGCGCAGCATCCGTTACATGCTCGACCTGAGCGACCAGAAGGTCGTCGATCTCGCCAAGCTGGTGGATCCCGACTTCGCCCTCGACAAGGACGACGTGCGTCCGTTGCTGTTGAAGGAAGACGAACCCGGCTACGTGGCCTGCAGCGACAGCGTGCTCGCGCACGTGCTCGACGGCCTGATCGTGCACCGCCGTGGCCGCGACGAGCGCCAGGCCGCGCGGCCGGTCGAATCGCGCATCAGCAACAACGTCGTGCTGAAGAAGCTGCGGGTCGCATTCGAGCTGACCGACGTCGACATGCACCAGATCTTCGCCGACGCGGGCTTCCCGATTTCGAAGCCGGAGATGTCGGCGCTGTTCCGCCAGGCCGGACACCGCAACTTCCGCCCCTGCGGCGACCAGCTGCTGCGCAATTTCCTCAAGGGCCTGACGATGCGGGTGCGCGGCGGCTGATTCGGCGGTCTCTGACCCGGAACCACGTGTCTCGTGAGACCCGACTCGTGTCATGCCGCCAATCTGGAGAAAACGAGCACGTTTCTCTTTATGCAGGAAGCAAGCACCTCTCCCTTCGGGAGAGAGCCTGCCCCGGACTCGATCCGGGGTCGACGCGTTTTACGCGTCGGGTGAGGGCGGGGCTCTGCTGAAACGGCCCAATAGGCACTCTCATTCACTCTCAGGCACCCGCTGTGGCCCGGAGAGCGGGACAAGACGAATCCTGCCTCAGCCCTGATCCAGCTCGTAATGGATCAGCACCACGCACTGCGAGGCGAACAGCATCTTCGGGCCGAGCGTAATCTTCTGCGCGCCCATGCGTTCGAGGCCGGGAATCGTCTTTTTCGGCATCGGGATGTGGTCGGTCAGCAGGAAGCACGGATTATCCGCGAACGCCTGCTCACGGATCGGTGTGCCCTTGCGGTCCATCAGGAACAGCTGATGGTCTTCGGAAAGCTTCTGCACCAGCCGTTCGAAGCTCGTGGTGCGGACTTCGACACCCGATTCCACCGGGCGCGTCTCGTCCTTTCCCATGCCGCGCGAGGCATCCAGCGCGTTGGCGATCTTGCCCAGCAACGCGCGCTCGTCGAAGCCGCCGATGTCGTGCATGGCGTTGACTTCAAAACGGATCGTGCGCGAGAAGTCCCGGGTGCTTTCCAGCACCAGATAGACCGTGACATCGGGCCTGTGCGACTGCGCGACGAACATGGCGTTCATCAGCGTGTGCGCGAGGATCTCGGTGTGCGCGTCCTGGCCGACGGCGGCCAGCAATGCCTGGCTGTCGGTGGGCGCGGCGCGTGCCCGGAGTACGAAAGTTCGCATGCGTGTCGAAACGGTCCGTCGGCCGGTGCGGTCCCGGCGATTCGCCGCGCATTGTCGATGGAAACCTGCGCGCGGGCGAGTGCGCCGCCGCTCAAACGCGGTTGTATCGGCCTGCAGGCCGTACCGGGCGGCGCGTGCCGCCCGGCGCTGCGATCAGGCCGACTCGGAACCGGACTCGGGTTCCGGCTCTGCGGTGCCCTTGGCAGCGTCGCGTTCGGCACGC from the Luteimonas fraxinea genome contains:
- a CDS encoding DUF1456 family protein, producing the protein MITNDVLRSIRYMLDLSDQKVVDLAKLVDPDFALDKDDVRPLLLKEDEPGYVACSDSVLAHVLDGLIVHRRGRDERQAARPVESRISNNVVLKKLRVAFELTDVDMHQIFADAGFPISKPEMSALFRQAGHRNFRPCGDQLLRNFLKGLTMRVRGG
- a CDS encoding rRNA pseudouridine synthase yields the protein MSAPVRLAKRVSELARCSRSEAEQYIEGGWVSVDGRVVDMPQHMVTDEAVELDAAARLAVAEPATILFHKPAGLDAFATSDAALAYVDASTRWSEDPTEVRLLQRHFHRLTPLAPLEAEASGLMVLSQDGRVWRRLTEDLDGIEQEFVVEVTGEMPFYGMQRLKHGLQYDGHTLPPCKVSWQNEVRLRFAIKGVRPGQLRDMCAQVGLGVVWIRRLRIGRVSLAKMPVGAWRYLPVEDRF
- the trmY gene encoding tRNA (pseudouridine(54)-N(1))-methyltransferase TrmY encodes the protein MRTFVLRARAAPTDSQALLAAVGQDAHTEILAHTLMNAMFVAQSHRPDVTVYLVLESTRDFSRTIRFEVNAMHDIGGFDERALLGKIANALDASRGMGKDETRPVESGVEVRTTSFERLVQKLSEDHQLFLMDRKGTPIREQAFADNPCFLLTDHIPMPKKTIPGLERMGAQKITLGPKMLFASQCVVLIHYELDQG